The proteins below are encoded in one region of Streptomyces ficellus:
- a CDS encoding ADP-ribosylglycohydrolase family protein, protein MDKARESLLERDGLDLPDVFDRFRRWAAGAPKDVGLQTEDVLTNGQPWDRAAALHFRTNGRAAGNGSLMRAATSAVYFAGAGQAGTMEAARRIAALTHGDRAAWEGTAVLHELVRAALDGADPDVAVPDALAAVHPDHRARWAVVLAADWHPDEATEFNGAVWPCLGSALWALRTTGSFEESLAAAVDLGGDTDTVAAVTGMLAGAVYGAEAVPARWTGPLHVPLPGHGDRVLRALDLAALAEALAKAGPSVATSGR, encoded by the coding sequence GTGGACAAAGCCAGGGAGTCCCTGCTGGAACGCGACGGGCTCGACCTTCCAGATGTGTTCGACCGGTTCCGGCGGTGGGCGGCCGGCGCGCCGAAGGACGTCGGCTTGCAGACCGAGGACGTCCTGACGAACGGTCAGCCGTGGGACCGCGCGGCGGCGCTGCACTTCCGGACCAACGGGCGGGCCGCGGGCAACGGTTCGCTCATGCGGGCGGCGACGTCCGCCGTGTACTTCGCGGGCGCCGGGCAGGCCGGGACCATGGAGGCCGCCCGGCGGATCGCGGCGCTCACGCACGGCGACCGGGCGGCGTGGGAAGGGACGGCCGTGCTGCACGAGTTGGTACGGGCCGCCCTGGACGGCGCCGATCCCGACGTGGCCGTCCCGGACGCCCTGGCCGCCGTCCACCCGGACCACCGGGCGCGCTGGGCGGTCGTCCTGGCCGCGGACTGGCACCCGGACGAGGCCACCGAGTTCAACGGGGCGGTGTGGCCGTGCCTGGGTTCGGCGCTCTGGGCGCTGCGGACGACGGGTTCCTTCGAGGAGTCGCTGGCGGCGGCGGTCGACCTGGGCGGTGACACCGACACCGTCGCGGCCGTCACGGGGATGCTGGCGGGCGCGGTGTACGGGGCCGAAGCCGTCCCGGCCCGCTGGACCGGCCCGCTGCACGTACCGCTGCCGGGCCATGGCGATCGGGTGCTGCGCGCGTTGGACCTGGCCGCCCTGGCGGAGGCGCTCGCGAAGGCGGGCCCTTCCGTCGCTACCTCGGGGCGGTGA
- a CDS encoding ADP-ribosylglycohydrolase family protein: MSPALRSAHVVGTVLGSAVGDALGAPFEPVGVRFEGRAGAVGNSRWERTAWQARLSLGAVPGLKVR, translated from the coding sequence ATGTCACCCGCACTCCGCTCCGCCCATGTCGTCGGTACCGTCCTCGGCTCAGCCGTCGGGGACGCGCTCGGCGCGCCCTTCGAGCCTGTCGGCGTTCGATTTGAGGGCAGGGCCGGGGCAGTCGGGAACAGCCGGTGGGAGCGGACCGCCTGGCAGGCAAGGCTGTCGCTCGGCGCGGTGCCGGGGCTCAAGGTCAGGTAG
- a CDS encoding ABA4-like family protein: MSVFLFELSFCLAAPVWLLMIFAPAWSWTSRIAASPLTVVPVLLVYLGLAAPVAPELWVAVREPDLEAFRALTSLADGAGAIWAQVVAWDLLIGQWMFLEARRLGLHPAFTGPLLVLTVFLSPIGLLLFLAVRAATRTAGGTTGRTAARRAPEDAAPRPDPHDRHDRHDRHDRHDPHNRPALP, translated from the coding sequence ATGAGCGTCTTCCTCTTCGAGTTGTCCTTCTGCCTGGCGGCACCGGTCTGGCTGCTGATGATCTTCGCGCCGGCCTGGTCCTGGACGTCCCGGATCGCCGCCTCACCCCTCACGGTCGTCCCGGTCCTGCTGGTCTACCTCGGTCTCGCGGCCCCGGTGGCCCCCGAACTGTGGGTCGCCGTACGGGAACCGGACCTGGAGGCGTTCCGCGCCCTGACCTCCCTCGCCGACGGAGCCGGTGCCATCTGGGCGCAGGTCGTCGCCTGGGACCTGCTCATCGGCCAGTGGATGTTCCTGGAAGCGCGCCGCCTCGGCCTCCACCCGGCCTTCACCGGCCCGCTGCTGGTCCTGACCGTGTTCCTCTCCCCCATCGGGCTGCTGCTCTTCCTGGCCGTACGGGCGGCGACGCGCACGGCCGGAGGCACGACTGGACGCACAGCCGCACGCCGGGCGCCCGAAGACGCGGCGCCGCGCCCGGACCCCCACGACCGCCACGACCGCCACGACCGCCACGACCGCCACGACCCCCACAACCGTCCCGCCCTACCCTGA
- a CDS encoding MerR family transcriptional regulator, with the protein MRIGELSRRTGVSVPTVKYYVREGLLPAGRLSSPNQASYDESHERRLRLIRALLEVGGLSVAAIREVLDAVDDDDRPVHKVLGEAADRLAPRHAGEPDAELEATRVAVAEFIGERGWRANTDSPQAEALAAALAALRRVGHAAYVELLDDYADAAERVAAADLAYVARNAKREDLVESAVIGTVLGDAVFASLRRLAHVDASARAYGDRTGIGARGGEDGEDGDASGPGAAAG; encoded by the coding sequence GTGCGCATCGGTGAGTTGAGCCGCAGGACCGGGGTCTCGGTGCCGACGGTCAAGTACTACGTACGGGAGGGACTCCTCCCGGCAGGGCGGCTGAGCAGTCCGAACCAGGCCAGCTACGACGAGTCCCACGAGCGCAGACTGCGGCTGATCCGCGCCCTCCTGGAGGTGGGCGGCCTCTCGGTCGCCGCCATCCGGGAGGTGCTCGACGCGGTCGACGACGACGACCGGCCGGTGCACAAGGTGCTGGGCGAGGCCGCCGACCGCCTCGCCCCGCGCCACGCCGGCGAACCCGACGCGGAACTGGAGGCGACTCGCGTCGCGGTGGCCGAGTTCATCGGCGAACGAGGCTGGCGGGCCAACACGGACAGCCCGCAGGCCGAGGCGCTCGCCGCAGCGCTCGCCGCGCTGCGGCGGGTCGGCCATGCCGCGTACGTCGAACTGCTGGACGACTACGCCGATGCGGCGGAGCGTGTCGCCGCCGCCGACCTCGCGTACGTGGCACGAAACGCCAAGCGCGAGGACCTGGTGGAGAGCGCGGTCATCGGCACGGTGCTGGGCGACGCGGTGTTCGCGTCGCTGCGACGCCTCGCCCACGTGGACGCCTCCGCCCGGGCGTACGGCGACAGGACCGGCATCGGTGCCCGGGGTGGCGAGGACGGCGAGGACGGCGACGCATCGGGGCCGGGGGCGGCGGCGGGGTGA
- a CDS encoding siderophore-interacting protein — translation MADQPARKAPKAQEARVVRTERLTPHMVRIVLGGDGLAGLAADEFTDHYIKLLFAPPGVTYPEPFDMTRIREEFPREQWPTTRTYTVRAWDAAQREMTVDFVVHGDEGLAGPWAANARVGETVRFLGPGGGYAPDPAADWHLLVGDESALPAIAASLERLPEDAVGRAFIEIESPDDEQKIALPPGVELHWLHRGTRPVGEALLTAVRTLDFPPGDVHAFVHGEAGFVKDLRRHLRLERQVPRERLSISGYWRLGKSDEAWRAIKRDWNDQVEREQEGRPTAA, via the coding sequence GTGGCGGATCAGCCGGCCCGTAAGGCACCCAAGGCGCAGGAGGCGCGCGTGGTGCGCACCGAGCGGCTCACGCCGCACATGGTGCGCATCGTCCTCGGCGGTGACGGGCTGGCCGGGCTCGCCGCGGACGAGTTCACGGACCACTACATCAAGCTGCTCTTCGCGCCGCCCGGCGTGACGTACCCGGAGCCGTTCGACATGACGCGCATCCGGGAGGAGTTCCCCCGCGAGCAGTGGCCCACGACGCGGACGTACACGGTACGGGCGTGGGACGCCGCCCAGCGGGAGATGACGGTCGACTTCGTCGTCCACGGCGACGAGGGCCTGGCAGGCCCGTGGGCGGCGAACGCGCGGGTGGGCGAGACGGTGCGCTTCCTGGGCCCGGGCGGTGGGTACGCGCCGGACCCGGCGGCGGACTGGCACCTCCTCGTGGGCGACGAGAGCGCGCTGCCCGCGATCGCCGCGTCGCTGGAACGGCTGCCGGAGGACGCCGTGGGGCGCGCCTTCATCGAGATCGAGTCCCCCGACGACGAGCAGAAGATCGCACTGCCGCCCGGCGTCGAGCTCCACTGGCTGCACCGTGGCACCCGGCCGGTCGGCGAGGCGCTCCTCACCGCCGTACGGACACTCGACTTCCCGCCCGGCGACGTGCACGCCTTCGTCCACGGCGAGGCGGGCTTCGTCAAGGACCTGCGCCGCCACCTCCGCCTGGAACGCCAGGTGCCCCGCGAACGCCTCTCCATCTCGGGCTACTGGCGCCTGGGCAAGTCGGACGAGGCCTGGCGGGCGATCAAGCGCGACTGGAACGACCAGGTCGAACGCGAACAGGAAGGCCGCCCGACCGCGGCCTGA
- a CDS encoding 5'-3' exonuclease: MLLDTASLYFRAYFGVPDSVKAPDGTPVNAVRGLLDFIARLVQDHRPDDLVACMDADWRPAWRVELIPSYKAHRVAEETETGPDEEEVPDTLSPQVPVIEAVLDALGIARVGVAGYEADDVIGTLAGRAAGPVDIVTGDRDLYQLVDDARGVRVLYPLKGVGTLQVTDEAWLRGKYGVDGPGYADLALLRGDPSDGLPGVPGIGEKTAAKLLDAFGDLAGILAAVDDPRSALTPAQRRRLDEARPYLAVAPKVVRVAGDVALPSFDPALPVEPRDAAELERLAARWGLGGSLDRLLTTLRD, encoded by the coding sequence ATGCTCCTCGACACCGCTTCTCTGTACTTCCGCGCCTATTTCGGCGTTCCTGACTCCGTGAAGGCCCCGGACGGCACGCCGGTGAACGCCGTGCGCGGGCTGCTGGACTTCATCGCCCGGCTGGTCCAGGACCACAGGCCGGACGACCTGGTGGCCTGTATGGACGCGGACTGGCGTCCGGCGTGGCGGGTGGAGCTGATCCCGTCGTACAAGGCGCACCGGGTGGCGGAGGAGACGGAGACGGGGCCGGACGAGGAGGAGGTGCCGGACACGCTGTCGCCCCAGGTCCCGGTGATCGAGGCGGTGCTGGACGCGCTGGGCATCGCCCGGGTGGGGGTCGCGGGGTACGAGGCGGACGACGTGATCGGGACGCTGGCCGGGCGGGCGGCGGGCCCGGTCGACATCGTGACCGGTGACCGGGACCTGTACCAGTTGGTGGACGACGCCCGCGGGGTGCGGGTGCTGTATCCGCTCAAGGGCGTGGGCACCCTCCAGGTCACGGACGAGGCGTGGCTGCGCGGGAAGTACGGCGTGGACGGCCCGGGGTACGCGGACCTGGCCCTGCTGCGGGGGGACCCGAGCGACGGCCTGCCGGGCGTGCCGGGCATCGGCGAGAAGACGGCCGCCAAGCTGCTGGACGCGTTCGGCGATTTGGCCGGGATCCTGGCGGCGGTGGACGACCCGAGGTCCGCGCTGACGCCCGCGCAGCGCAGGCGGCTGGACGAGGCCAGGCCGTATCTGGCGGTCGCGCCGAAGGTGGTGCGGGTCGCCGGGGACGTGGCGCTGCCCTCGTTCGATCCGGCGCTGCCGGTGGAGCCGCGTGACGCGGCCGAGCTGGAGCGGCTGGCGGCGCGGTGGGGGCTCGGCGGGTCGCTCGACCGGCTCCTCACCACGCTCCGGGACTGA
- a CDS encoding helix-turn-helix domain-containing protein, translated as MDEKETLRVGVAVRRRRRAMALTLAAVAARSGLSVPFLSQIENERARPSERSLQQIADALETTTVALLDAADPARTVDVVRAAGDPGHAGARALVRGEHQMHAEEFTGEHDAGRELVLRNDAMLYVADGTAQVEAEGQAYRLERGDTLYLSGGVRHRWRAGDPHTRVLVVAVAEHIETRTAEQGAQTGNGARGARTRPSSEKDA; from the coding sequence ATGGACGAGAAGGAGACGCTCCGGGTGGGCGTGGCCGTCCGCAGGAGGCGAAGAGCCATGGCGCTCACCCTCGCCGCGGTGGCCGCGCGCAGTGGGCTGTCCGTACCCTTCCTGAGCCAGATCGAGAACGAGCGCGCCCGGCCCAGTGAGCGCTCGCTGCAGCAGATCGCCGACGCTCTGGAGACCACGACGGTGGCGCTGCTCGACGCGGCCGACCCGGCGCGGACGGTCGACGTCGTACGGGCCGCCGGCGACCCCGGGCACGCCGGCGCGCGGGCCCTGGTGCGCGGCGAGCACCAGATGCACGCCGAGGAGTTCACCGGCGAGCACGACGCCGGGCGGGAACTCGTGCTGCGCAACGACGCCATGCTGTACGTCGCCGACGGCACCGCCCAGGTCGAGGCCGAGGGGCAGGCGTACCGGCTGGAGCGCGGCGACACCCTGTACCTGTCGGGGGGCGTACGCCACCGCTGGCGGGCGGGCGACCCCCACACCCGGGTCCTGGTGGTCGCGGTCGCCGAGCACATCGAGACCAGGACGGCCGAGCAGGGTGCGCAGACGGGGAACGGAGCCAGGGGCGCGCGGACCCGGCCGTCGAGCGAGAAGGACGCCTAG
- a CDS encoding helical backbone metal receptor has protein sequence MRVVSLVPSLTEAVAVTAPGVLVGATDWCTHPAGLAVTRIGGTKNPDVAAIAALRPDLVVANEEENREPDLAALRAAGLDVMVTEVRGLEQAFAELDRVLRACGVTDRPRWLDEAEAAWAAVAPDTHRKAVVPIWRRPWMVLGSDTFAGDLLARLGVMNVYADHPERYPRVPLDELRARGADLVVLPDEPYRFTADDGPEAFDGLPAALVDGRYLTWYGPSLAGAPAALRAALLRPVHGPS, from the coding sequence GTGCGGGTCGTGTCGCTGGTCCCGTCCCTCACCGAGGCCGTCGCCGTGACGGCCCCGGGCGTGCTGGTCGGTGCCACGGACTGGTGCACCCACCCCGCCGGGCTGGCCGTCACCCGTATCGGCGGTACGAAGAACCCGGACGTCGCCGCGATCGCCGCCCTGCGCCCCGACCTCGTCGTCGCCAACGAGGAGGAGAACCGGGAGCCGGACCTCGCCGCCCTGCGCGCGGCCGGGCTGGACGTCATGGTCACCGAGGTCCGCGGCCTGGAGCAGGCGTTCGCCGAACTGGACCGGGTGCTGCGTGCCTGCGGGGTCACGGACCGGCCGCGCTGGCTGGACGAGGCGGAGGCGGCGTGGGCGGCGGTCGCCCCGGACACGCACCGCAAGGCCGTGGTGCCCATCTGGCGCCGCCCCTGGATGGTGCTGGGCAGCGACACCTTCGCGGGCGACCTGCTGGCCCGCCTCGGCGTCATGAACGTGTACGCGGACCACCCCGAGCGCTATCCGCGCGTTCCGCTCGACGAGCTGCGTGCCCGCGGCGCCGACCTCGTCGTCCTGCCGGACGAGCCGTACCGCTTCACCGCCGACGACGGGCCGGAGGCGTTCGACGGCCTGCCCGCCGCCCTCGTCGACGGCCGGTACCTCACGTGGTACGGGCCGTCACTGGCCGGGGCGCCGGCGGCGCTGCGAGCAGCACTCCTCCGGCCAGTCCACGGGCCGTCCTGA
- a CDS encoding TDT family transporter has protein sequence MALLAQPPTPQHPAPQHPIPTAPVYRAPAVRHLGPNWYATVMGTAIVANAGASLPVAVPGLRTACAAVWTLSLLMLLTLLAARSAHWWHHRDQARAHLLDPAVAPFYGCLAMALVSVGGGAVIVGRDVIGPDAAVAVDAVLYVAGTVVGLAVAVAVPYLMVVHHRVDAASPVWLLPVVSPMVSAALGPLLVPHLPPGQWRWTLLVACYGMFGLSLLATLVMLPLVFGRLMTGGPLPLALTPTLFLVLGPLGQSTTAANQFADAAPPGLPHAAGLAVLYGVPVMGFALLWLALAGAMVLRARRRGMGFGMAWWAFTFPVGTCVTGAEGLARHTGLDGLRWLAVALYVLLLVAWLTAAVRTARGLAGGVLLAAPPAPRPVTARTT, from the coding sequence ATGGCACTCCTCGCACAGCCCCCGACACCGCAGCACCCGGCACCGCAGCACCCGATACCGACGGCCCCGGTGTACCGCGCTCCGGCGGTCCGTCACCTCGGGCCCAACTGGTACGCGACGGTGATGGGGACCGCGATCGTGGCCAACGCGGGCGCTTCGCTGCCGGTCGCGGTGCCGGGCCTGCGCACCGCCTGCGCCGCCGTGTGGACGTTGTCCCTGCTGATGCTGCTCACCCTGCTGGCGGCCCGCTCGGCGCACTGGTGGCACCACCGGGACCAGGCCCGCGCGCACCTCCTGGACCCGGCCGTGGCCCCGTTCTACGGCTGCCTCGCCATGGCGCTGGTCTCCGTCGGCGGCGGCGCCGTCATCGTCGGCCGGGACGTCATCGGGCCGGACGCGGCGGTCGCCGTCGACGCGGTCCTGTACGTGGCGGGGACGGTGGTCGGACTCGCGGTCGCCGTGGCCGTCCCGTACCTGATGGTGGTGCACCACCGGGTCGACGCCGCCTCGCCGGTGTGGCTGCTGCCCGTCGTGTCGCCCATGGTGTCGGCGGCCCTCGGCCCGCTCCTGGTGCCGCACCTGCCGCCGGGGCAGTGGCGGTGGACGCTGCTGGTCGCGTGCTACGGGATGTTCGGGCTGAGCCTGCTGGCGACCCTGGTGATGCTGCCGCTGGTGTTCGGCCGGCTGATGACCGGCGGGCCGCTGCCGCTCGCCCTGACGCCGACGCTGTTCCTGGTGCTCGGGCCGCTGGGCCAGTCCACGACGGCCGCCAACCAGTTCGCCGACGCGGCACCGCCCGGCCTGCCCCACGCCGCCGGGCTCGCCGTCCTCTACGGCGTGCCCGTCATGGGCTTCGCGCTGCTGTGGCTGGCGCTGGCGGGCGCGATGGTGCTGCGGGCGCGGCGCCGGGGCATGGGCTTCGGGATGGCCTGGTGGGCGTTCACCTTTCCGGTCGGGACGTGTGTGACGGGCGCCGAGGGGCTGGCGCGGCACACCGGGCTCGACGGGCTGCGGTGGCTGGCGGTGGCGCTGTACGTGCTGCTGCTGGTGGCGTGGCTGACGGCGGCCGTCAGGACGGCCCGTGGACTGGCCGGAGGAGTGCTGCTCGCAGCGCCGCCGGCGCCCCGGCCAGTGACGGCCCGTACCACGTGA
- a CDS encoding LysR family transcriptional regulator: protein MAISHRVPDLGALELLLAVARHGSLGRAAREVGITQPAASSRIRSMERQLGVALVDRSPRGSRLTDAGALVTDWARRVVEAAEAFDAGAQALRDRRDSRLRVAASMTIAEYLLPGWLIALRAERPDTAVSLQAGNSTVVAASLLAGEADLGYVEGVAVPEGLDAVVVAHDRLVVVAAPSHRWARRRAPLTPAELAATPLVLREYGSGTRQVLDAALAEYGGLADPLMELASTTAVKGAAVSGAGPAVLSELAVTEELSSRRLVEIPVDGVHLHRALRAVWPTGPLPPGPARDLLSLARG, encoded by the coding sequence ATGGCTATCTCGCACCGCGTGCCGGACCTCGGCGCCCTGGAACTGCTGCTCGCCGTCGCCCGGCACGGCAGCCTCGGCCGGGCGGCGCGCGAGGTCGGCATCACACAGCCGGCCGCGAGCAGCCGCATCCGCTCCATGGAACGGCAACTGGGCGTGGCACTGGTGGACCGCTCCCCGCGCGGGTCCCGGCTCACCGACGCGGGCGCCCTGGTCACCGACTGGGCGCGGCGGGTCGTCGAGGCGGCGGAGGCGTTCGACGCGGGTGCCCAGGCGCTCCGCGACCGGCGCGACTCGCGGCTGCGGGTGGCCGCGTCCATGACCATCGCGGAGTACCTGCTGCCCGGCTGGCTCATCGCCCTGCGCGCCGAACGCCCCGACACGGCCGTCTCCCTCCAGGCGGGCAACTCCACCGTCGTCGCCGCCAGCCTGCTCGCCGGGGAGGCGGACCTGGGGTACGTCGAGGGCGTCGCCGTCCCCGAGGGCCTGGACGCCGTGGTCGTCGCCCACGACCGGCTCGTGGTGGTCGCCGCGCCGTCCCACCGCTGGGCCCGCCGCCGTGCCCCGCTCACCCCCGCGGAACTGGCGGCCACGCCCCTGGTGCTGCGCGAGTACGGCTCGGGCACCCGCCAGGTCCTGGACGCGGCACTCGCCGAGTACGGCGGCCTCGCCGACCCGCTGATGGAACTGGCGTCCACCACCGCAGTGAAGGGCGCGGCCGTGAGCGGCGCCGGCCCCGCGGTGCTCAGCGAACTGGCGGTCACCGAGGAACTGTCGTCCCGCCGCCTCGTCGAGATCCCGGTGGACGGCGTCCACCTCCACCGCGCCCTCCGCGCCGTCTGGCCCACCGGCCCCCTCCCCCCGGGCCCCGCCCGCGACCTGCTGTCCCTGGCGCGGGGGTAG
- a CDS encoding gamma-glutamyl-gamma-aminobutyrate hydrolase family protein, which produces MPAKPLIGVTTYLDPAAWGVWDMRAALLPEVYPRLVQGAGGIAAMLPPDAPAVAADAVARLDGLVVAGGADVDPARYGADRDPRTGPAADERDAWELALIEAALAHGTPVLGICRGMQLLNVALGGTLVQHLDGHTGGVGVFGAHTVKPVPGTRYASLVAEAVTVPTYHHQAVDRLGTGLTPSAHAEDGTVEAVELSGGPAGGRWALGVQWHPEMDADLRVMQGLVAASA; this is translated from the coding sequence GTGCCTGCCAAGCCGCTGATCGGCGTCACCACCTACCTGGACCCCGCCGCCTGGGGCGTGTGGGACATGCGGGCGGCGCTGCTCCCCGAGGTGTACCCGCGCCTGGTCCAGGGCGCGGGCGGCATCGCCGCGATGCTCCCGCCGGACGCCCCGGCCGTCGCAGCCGACGCGGTCGCCCGCCTCGACGGCCTGGTCGTCGCGGGCGGCGCGGACGTGGACCCGGCCCGTTACGGCGCCGACCGCGACCCGCGCACCGGGCCGGCCGCGGACGAGCGGGACGCGTGGGAGCTGGCCCTGATCGAAGCGGCGCTGGCGCACGGTACGCCGGTGCTCGGCATCTGCCGCGGCATGCAGCTGCTGAACGTCGCCCTGGGCGGCACCCTGGTCCAGCACCTGGACGGCCACACCGGTGGCGTCGGCGTCTTCGGCGCCCACACCGTCAAGCCGGTGCCGGGAACGCGGTACGCCTCACTCGTCGCCGAGGCGGTGACGGTGCCCACCTACCACCACCAGGCCGTCGACCGGCTCGGCACCGGGCTCACCCCCTCGGCCCACGCCGAGGACGGCACGGTGGAGGCCGTCGAGCTGTCGGGCGGCCCCGCGGGCGGCCGGTGGGCGCTGGGCGTCCAGTGGCACCCGGAGATGGACGCGGACCTGCGGGTGATGCAGGGCCTGGTGGCGGCGTCCGCCTGA